In Mycolicibacterium mucogenicum DSM 44124, the following are encoded in one genomic region:
- a CDS encoding fumarylacetoacetate hydrolase family protein: MRLGRIASPDGVAFVVIEGDPNSDAVCKEIAEQYLSRNPTFTGRSWPLADVRLLAPILASKVICMGKNYAAHAREMGSEPPEDPVIFLKPNTAIIGPNIPIQLPADANPVHHEGELAVVIERPGKDIPAAKAKDYILGYTIANDVSARDQQKKDGQWMRAKGHDTFCPVGPWIETAVDPADLDIRTEVNGEKRQDSNTALLLHDVGAIIEWVSAVMTLLPGDIILTGTPEGVGPIEDGDTVSITVEGIGTLSNPVVRKGK, translated from the coding sequence ATGCGCCTAGGTCGAATTGCCAGTCCAGACGGCGTCGCTTTTGTGGTGATCGAGGGCGACCCGAACTCCGATGCGGTCTGCAAAGAAATCGCTGAGCAGTACCTGTCCCGCAACCCCACCTTCACCGGACGCTCCTGGCCGCTGGCCGACGTCCGGCTGCTGGCGCCGATCCTGGCCAGCAAGGTGATCTGCATGGGCAAGAACTACGCGGCACATGCTCGTGAGATGGGCAGCGAGCCGCCCGAGGATCCGGTGATCTTCCTCAAGCCCAACACCGCGATCATCGGGCCGAACATCCCGATCCAGTTGCCCGCAGACGCCAACCCGGTGCACCACGAGGGCGAGTTGGCGGTGGTCATCGAACGTCCGGGCAAGGACATCCCGGCCGCCAAGGCCAAGGACTACATCCTCGGCTACACGATCGCCAACGACGTCTCGGCACGTGATCAGCAGAAGAAGGACGGCCAGTGGATGCGGGCCAAGGGGCACGACACGTTCTGCCCGGTCGGCCCGTGGATCGAGACCGCGGTGGACCCGGCCGATCTGGACATCCGCACCGAGGTGAACGGCGAGAAGCGGCAGGACAGCAACACTGCGCTGCTGCTGCACGACGTCGGCGCCATCATCGAATGGGTCTCGGCCGTCATGACGTTGCTGCCCGGCGACATCATCCTCACCGGAACCCCCGAGGGCGTCGGCCCCATCGAGGACGGCGACACCGTCAGCATCACCGTCGAGGGTATCGGCACCCTCTCCAATCCTGTTGTGCGTAAAGGGAAATAA
- a CDS encoding prolyl oligopeptidase family serine peptidase: MALRVNLSRLAAAFAVGLALVAAPLPTAWAAAPNWSGLDARAFADRVPPAGALIRTVPLRPELSVAGAARAYRILYSTTDQHNSPAVSTAAVFVPNGEAPAGGWPVIAWAHGTVGLGDDCTPSAQPRSARDNEYLSHWLDQGYVVVGSDYTGLGTPGLMSYLNSVATAHAIIDSVIAAHHMNLPLSPKWALVGQSQGGAAAVASARWATEFSKGTGLDYRGVVATGTPANIDDVVITAGPDMVLPPGLGPIASAYTAYILAGFRELRPDVNSVLTPAGLAAADKAETLCTAPLSAAVTGLTPSQFFSAPLASLPGMRGALADFMGTPITGYDRPIFLGVGLKDRDVPPSSTLKFADQLKANGQDVALYVYPEDDHSSTVLTSMADSTPFLQAQFAG; encoded by the coding sequence ATGGCTCTGCGAGTGAACCTTTCCCGGCTGGCGGCGGCTTTCGCGGTCGGCTTGGCGCTGGTGGCGGCGCCGCTGCCCACGGCATGGGCGGCCGCGCCGAACTGGTCGGGCCTGGACGCCCGGGCATTCGCGGACCGGGTGCCGCCGGCGGGCGCGCTCATCCGGACCGTCCCGCTGCGCCCCGAGCTGTCGGTCGCCGGTGCGGCGCGCGCGTACCGGATCCTGTATTCGACCACCGACCAACACAATTCGCCCGCCGTCAGCACCGCAGCGGTGTTCGTGCCGAACGGCGAAGCCCCCGCGGGCGGGTGGCCCGTCATCGCCTGGGCGCACGGCACCGTCGGCCTCGGTGACGACTGCACGCCCTCGGCGCAGCCGCGCAGTGCGCGCGACAACGAATACCTGTCCCACTGGCTGGATCAGGGCTACGTCGTCGTCGGCTCCGACTACACGGGTCTGGGTACCCCGGGCCTGATGAGCTACCTCAACAGCGTCGCCACCGCGCACGCCATCATCGATTCGGTGATCGCCGCGCATCACATGAATCTGCCGCTGTCGCCGAAGTGGGCGCTCGTCGGCCAGTCCCAGGGCGGCGCGGCGGCGGTCGCGAGCGCGCGGTGGGCCACCGAATTCAGCAAGGGGACAGGCCTGGATTACCGCGGCGTCGTGGCGACCGGCACCCCGGCGAACATCGACGATGTCGTCATCACGGCCGGTCCCGACATGGTGCTGCCGCCCGGGCTGGGTCCCATCGCGTCGGCCTATACGGCGTACATCCTCGCCGGATTCCGGGAGCTCCGCCCGGACGTCAACAGTGTGCTCACACCGGCTGGTCTGGCCGCTGCCGACAAGGCCGAAACGCTGTGCACGGCACCGTTGAGCGCGGCGGTCACGGGTCTGACGCCGTCGCAGTTCTTCTCCGCCCCACTGGCATCGCTACCGGGCATGCGCGGCGCGCTGGCCGACTTCATGGGCACGCCGATCACCGGCTACGACCGGCCGATCTTCCTCGGCGTCGGCCTCAAGGACCGTGACGTGCCGCCGTCGTCGACCCTGAAGTTCGCCGATCAGCTCAAGGCCAACGGCCAGGACGTGGCGCTCTACGTCTACCCCGAAGACGACCACTCCAGCACTGTGCTGACCTCGATGGCCGACTCCACCCCGTTCCTTCAAGCCCAGTTCGCGGGCTGA
- a CDS encoding DUF7373 family lipoprotein codes for MGIRNLALAVVTCVCVIAGCSTTTTGTARFGGSLSDPEPDVSQLRTGNYQIKPSTPFFSAGPNPLTQSIVESTRMAEYVVGPWEIDASVTKPGAIGTGTMTSEFGVDNILGVSKDNVMQGIARAHNLVAGFGSYRSSGSKDSDLEIQNAVLMFPDDAQAAAAAGEFTAQFGPIVATPFPTYPVQISVGVGTVPALGADYGTGASGVAAYTAQGRFVLYQFVSAKATKSTNAPLRAKLLASDLLGRQQSLIKSFVPTEPAKLADLPKDPSDDQLLSKTITTPDRQQGVLIGTWRPRAWLHFESDPVSMTTQFERAGVQWVTQRWGRVYQAPNADSAAQLLDATSALTMTNPDVQMAGPVPGFPGARCFEHLRDFARPDATVTWRILGWHYSCLARTDRFVFQVFADDETAVDQQISAQYRVLSGK; via the coding sequence GTGGGGATCCGGAACCTGGCGTTGGCCGTGGTCACGTGCGTGTGCGTGATCGCCGGCTGCTCGACGACCACGACCGGCACCGCGCGGTTCGGCGGCTCCCTGAGCGACCCCGAACCCGACGTCAGCCAACTGCGGACCGGTAACTACCAGATCAAGCCGAGCACCCCGTTCTTCAGCGCCGGCCCCAACCCGCTCACGCAGTCGATCGTCGAATCCACCCGCATGGCCGAATACGTCGTCGGGCCTTGGGAAATCGATGCGTCGGTGACGAAACCGGGGGCGATCGGGACCGGCACCATGACGTCGGAGTTCGGCGTCGACAACATCCTCGGGGTGTCCAAAGACAATGTCATGCAGGGCATTGCCAGGGCGCACAACCTGGTTGCCGGTTTCGGGTCGTACCGGTCATCCGGGTCCAAAGACTCTGATCTGGAAATCCAGAATGCGGTGCTGATGTTCCCCGATGATGCCCAGGCGGCCGCGGCCGCGGGTGAGTTCACCGCGCAGTTCGGCCCGATCGTGGCCACTCCGTTCCCGACGTATCCGGTCCAGATCTCGGTCGGTGTCGGGACGGTGCCGGCGCTTGGCGCGGACTACGGCACGGGCGCCAGTGGCGTCGCGGCGTACACCGCGCAGGGGCGGTTTGTGCTGTACCAATTCGTCAGTGCCAAAGCCACCAAGTCGACCAATGCGCCGCTGCGGGCCAAGCTGCTGGCTTCCGACCTGCTCGGCAGGCAGCAATCGCTGATCAAGAGCTTCGTGCCGACCGAACCGGCGAAACTCGCTGACCTGCCCAAAGATCCGAGCGACGACCAGTTGTTGTCGAAGACGATCACCACCCCCGATCGGCAGCAGGGGGTGCTGATCGGTACGTGGCGACCGCGGGCATGGCTGCATTTCGAATCCGACCCGGTGAGCATGACCACCCAGTTCGAACGTGCCGGCGTTCAGTGGGTGACGCAGCGGTGGGGCCGGGTCTACCAGGCGCCCAATGCGGATTCAGCCGCACAGCTGCTGGACGCCACCAGCGCTTTGACCATGACGAATCCGGACGTGCAGATGGCGGGGCCGGTGCCGGGGTTCCCCGGTGCGCGGTGTTTCGAGCACCTTCGCGACTTCGCGCGCCCGGATGCCACCGTGACATGGCGCATCCTGGGGTGGCATTACAGCTGCCTCGCGCGTACCGACAGATTTGTGTTCCAGGTCTTCGCCGACGACGAAACTGCTGTGGACCAACAGATTTCGGCGCAGTACCGGGTGCTGTCCGGGAAGTAG
- the bla gene encoding class A beta-lactamase: MGVSLSRRDFIVGLAATGVLAGCQPTKADEPTSFEELEDRYQAIIGVYAVDLESSATVEHRPDERFAICSTFKAYAAARILQIAKAGQANLDAMVPITTADIVVNSPVLGPAVGARMPLRDICAAALTQSDNAAGNIMLRTIGGPSALTDFARSIGDSQTRLDRWEPDLNEAAPGDLRDTTTPRALCGGYRAILVGDALPGAAQFQLQRWMGETATSTRRFRAGLPEGWTSADKTGSGDYGSTNDAGMLIGPKRERVMLTVLIRTRTVRRDAGPFNEAVAECVRSVLARLGHS; encoded by the coding sequence GTGGGGGTATCGCTGAGCCGACGGGATTTCATCGTCGGGTTGGCCGCCACGGGCGTGCTGGCCGGGTGCCAGCCCACCAAGGCGGACGAGCCGACCAGCTTCGAAGAACTGGAAGATCGCTATCAGGCGATAATCGGCGTCTACGCAGTTGATTTGGAGTCTTCGGCGACGGTCGAGCACCGTCCCGACGAGCGGTTCGCGATCTGCTCGACATTCAAAGCGTATGCGGCGGCACGCATCCTGCAGATAGCCAAGGCGGGTCAGGCGAATCTCGATGCCATGGTGCCGATCACCACCGCGGACATCGTTGTCAACTCGCCGGTGCTGGGCCCCGCGGTCGGGGCGCGGATGCCACTACGGGACATTTGTGCGGCGGCCCTGACCCAGAGCGACAACGCCGCAGGCAACATCATGTTGCGGACCATCGGCGGGCCGTCCGCCCTGACGGATTTCGCCCGCTCGATCGGCGATTCGCAGACGCGGCTGGATCGCTGGGAACCGGACCTCAACGAGGCGGCGCCCGGCGACCTCCGCGACACCACCACGCCACGGGCCCTGTGCGGCGGGTACCGCGCGATTCTCGTCGGTGATGCATTGCCGGGTGCGGCGCAGTTTCAGCTGCAACGGTGGATGGGCGAGACGGCGACGTCCACCAGGCGTTTTCGCGCGGGTCTGCCCGAGGGATGGACCAGCGCGGACAAGACCGGCAGCGGCGACTACGGGTCGACCAACGACGCCGGCATGCTCATCGGACCCAAACGCGAGCGGGTCATGCTCACGGTGTTGATCCGCACCCGCACCGTGCGGCGGGACGCCGGGCCGTTCAACGAGGCGGTCGCGGAGTGCGTGCGATCAGTGCTGGCGCGCCTCGGCCACAGTTAG
- a CDS encoding MFS transporter — MATNVSAVRRWSMLVIALGSTMCANVFINGAAFLIPTLHGERGLDLSRAGLVSAMPSFGMVLTLIAWGWVVDRVGERFVLVVGSLLTSLAAFAAAWADSLVAVGAFLLLGGMAAASSNSASGRVVVGWFPPEQRGLVMGIRQTAQPLGVGLGALVIPRLAESSGVSAALLFPAIACLVAAVVTVLGVIDPPRPPRSSAPATDLANPYRGSSVLARIHAVSVLLVVPQCLVWTFSLVWLMTAHGWSAGAAGTMVTVAQLCGAAGRIGAGRWSDLAGSRLHPVRVIAILAGATMGLLALCDYLHWPVAVFVMVVASVVTVTDNGLSFTAIAEIAGPFWSGRALGVQNTAQLLTAGIVPPAFGALIGVFGFPAAFAVCALFPVLAVPLVPVAADPLRAKPVPDVDSYAEREA, encoded by the coding sequence ATGGCCACCAATGTGTCAGCCGTCCGCCGCTGGTCGATGCTGGTGATCGCGCTCGGTTCGACGATGTGCGCCAACGTCTTCATCAACGGCGCGGCCTTCCTGATCCCGACGCTGCATGGCGAACGCGGGCTGGACCTGTCACGCGCCGGGCTGGTCTCGGCCATGCCGAGCTTCGGCATGGTGCTGACGCTGATCGCCTGGGGCTGGGTCGTCGACCGGGTCGGTGAGCGGTTCGTTCTGGTTGTCGGGTCACTGTTGACGTCGTTGGCGGCGTTCGCGGCGGCCTGGGCCGACTCGTTGGTGGCGGTCGGCGCCTTCTTGTTGCTGGGCGGCATGGCGGCCGCGAGCTCCAATTCGGCGAGCGGCCGGGTGGTCGTCGGCTGGTTCCCGCCGGAGCAGCGCGGCCTGGTGATGGGCATTCGCCAGACGGCGCAGCCGTTGGGAGTCGGATTGGGCGCCTTGGTGATTCCGCGTCTGGCCGAGTCGTCAGGGGTGTCGGCCGCGCTGCTGTTCCCCGCGATCGCCTGTCTGGTCGCCGCAGTGGTGACCGTGCTGGGCGTCATCGATCCGCCCCGGCCGCCCCGATCCTCCGCCCCCGCAACCGATCTGGCCAATCCCTACCGCGGGTCGTCGGTACTGGCACGCATCCACGCGGTGTCGGTGCTGCTGGTCGTGCCGCAGTGCCTGGTGTGGACCTTCTCACTGGTGTGGCTGATGACTGCGCACGGTTGGTCCGCCGGAGCGGCGGGCACCATGGTGACGGTGGCCCAATTGTGCGGTGCCGCAGGGCGCATCGGCGCCGGCCGGTGGTCGGATCTGGCCGGATCGCGGCTGCATCCGGTGCGGGTCATCGCGATTCTGGCCGGTGCCACCATGGGACTGCTGGCGCTGTGCGACTACCTGCACTGGCCGGTGGCGGTGTTCGTGATGGTGGTCGCGTCGGTGGTGACGGTGACCGATAACGGGTTGTCCTTCACCGCGATTGCCGAGATCGCCGGGCCGTTCTGGAGCGGCCGGGCGTTGGGTGTGCAGAACACGGCGCAGTTGCTGACGGCAGGCATCGTGCCGCCGGCATTCGGCGCCTTGATCGGAGTCTTCGGGTTCCCGGCGGCGTTCGCGGTGTGCGCGCTGTTCCCGGTGCTGGCTGTGCCGCTGGTACCGGTCGCGGCAGACCCGTTGCGGGCCAAGCCCGTTCCCGACGTCGACTCCTACGCCGAACGTGAGGCCTGA
- a CDS encoding dihydrofolate reductase family protein — protein MGQIHLALFATLDLVGQAPGGPGEDADGGFPFEGWQAPLIDDVSGEQVGAAYEGTDALLLGRRTYDIFAGYWPHQDDEFADMFNRIPKYVASRGTPDLSWSGSSQIGADLVTEVREIRERHEHVKVVGSLNFVQTLLREKLFDRIDLWVHPIVLGVGKKVFDGGAVPSNLTLLKAPVSSPAGIVYLQYGLAEGVPATGDMSAPDRGDV, from the coding sequence ATGGGCCAGATTCACCTCGCGCTGTTCGCCACGCTCGACCTCGTCGGGCAGGCGCCCGGCGGTCCCGGAGAAGACGCCGACGGCGGTTTTCCGTTCGAAGGGTGGCAGGCACCGCTGATCGACGATGTGTCGGGGGAGCAGGTAGGCGCCGCGTACGAGGGCACCGATGCGCTGCTGCTGGGCCGGCGGACATACGACATCTTCGCGGGTTACTGGCCGCACCAGGATGACGAATTCGCCGACATGTTCAATCGCATTCCCAAGTACGTCGCCTCGCGCGGCACGCCGGACCTGTCGTGGTCGGGTTCGTCGCAGATCGGCGCGGATTTGGTGACCGAAGTGCGCGAAATCCGCGAACGCCACGAGCACGTGAAGGTGGTCGGGAGTTTGAACTTCGTACAGACCCTGTTGCGCGAAAAACTGTTTGATCGCATCGACCTGTGGGTGCATCCTATTGTGCTGGGGGTCGGCAAGAAAGTGTTCGACGGCGGCGCGGTGCCGTCCAATCTGACGCTGCTCAAGGCCCCGGTATCCAGCCCGGCCGGCATCGTGTACCTGCAGTACGGGCTGGCCGAGGGCGTGCCGGCGACGGGGGATATGAGTGCACCGGATCGGGGGGACGTTTGA
- a CDS encoding DUF1800 domain-containing protein, with product MSQPPQWLATARMLRRTGFGTTGAQVDAVVKQDWSGYLDWALSLDPNADPGAIATPMPKSPIPQYPPSGASATEIAAFGQELVARMQELSGWWLRRMAAVQQPIHEKLTLLWHNHFATSAEKVNAAQLMGEQNEKLRTLKLGDFGSLAWAMLTDGAMLHWLDGDVNTAAAPNENLSREFMELFTMGHANGYTEIDVKEGAKTLTGRHLKPDGSTVIYAEHHDESVKTVLGVTGNLTDTDFCNIVLRQPASAAFVAGTLWRLLASDQPASPDTVTRLVAAYGPNRDLKALTKAVVLDPEFTKAAGTVVSTPVEWLMGIVRSLAVPLDDEHVLADLDQVLRVMGQRPFYPPDVGGWPRGQLWLSTNSAAARVWAANRLLALSDISAVEQMASSERIDGVGYLFGIGAWSDRSAAALKPLVSDPHRLVAAAVITPEYVTS from the coding sequence GTGTCGCAGCCACCACAGTGGCTGGCAACCGCACGGATGCTGCGCCGCACGGGCTTCGGAACCACCGGAGCCCAGGTGGACGCTGTCGTCAAGCAGGACTGGTCGGGGTATCTCGATTGGGCGCTGAGCCTCGATCCGAACGCCGACCCGGGTGCCATCGCGACCCCGATGCCGAAATCCCCCATCCCGCAGTACCCGCCGTCGGGTGCCTCGGCCACCGAGATCGCCGCATTCGGCCAGGAACTCGTGGCGCGCATGCAGGAACTGTCGGGCTGGTGGTTGCGCCGCATGGCCGCCGTGCAGCAGCCCATCCACGAGAAGCTGACGCTGTTGTGGCACAACCACTTTGCCACCTCGGCAGAGAAGGTCAACGCGGCCCAGTTGATGGGCGAGCAGAACGAGAAGCTGCGCACCCTCAAGCTCGGTGACTTCGGCAGCCTCGCGTGGGCCATGCTCACCGACGGTGCGATGCTGCACTGGCTCGACGGTGACGTGAACACCGCCGCGGCGCCCAACGAGAACCTGTCCCGCGAGTTCATGGAGCTCTTCACCATGGGACATGCCAACGGCTACACCGAGATCGACGTCAAAGAGGGCGCCAAGACCCTCACCGGGCGGCACCTGAAGCCCGACGGCAGCACCGTCATCTACGCCGAGCATCACGACGAGTCCGTCAAGACCGTGCTCGGGGTCACCGGCAACCTCACCGACACCGACTTCTGCAACATCGTCCTGCGCCAGCCCGCCTCCGCCGCGTTCGTCGCCGGAACCCTCTGGCGCCTGCTGGCTTCGGACCAGCCGGCCTCCCCCGACACTGTGACCCGCCTGGTCGCCGCCTACGGCCCCAACCGAGATCTCAAGGCGCTCACCAAGGCCGTCGTGCTCGATCCCGAATTCACCAAGGCCGCGGGCACCGTCGTCAGCACTCCCGTGGAATGGCTGATGGGCATCGTCCGGTCGCTCGCGGTCCCCCTCGACGACGAGCACGTCCTCGCCGACCTCGACCAGGTGCTCCGGGTGATGGGTCAGCGCCCCTTCTATCCGCCGGACGTCGGCGGCTGGCCCCGCGGCCAGCTCTGGTTGTCGACCAACAGTGCGGCGGCGCGGGTCTGGGCCGCCAACCGGCTGCTGGCGCTCAGCGACATCAGCGCCGTCGAGCAGATGGCGTCCAGTGAGCGGATCGACGGCGTCGGTTACCTGTTCGGCATCGGCGCCTGGTCGGATCGCTCGGCAGCCGCGCTCAAACCGTTGGTCTCCGATCCACACCGGCTGGTGGCAGCGGCCGTCATCACCCCCGAGTACGTGACGTCCTGA
- a CDS encoding DUF1501 domain-containing protein produces the protein MPEFNRRKFLIASAGAGAAGLLGGVAAVTLPDLLREGQDRPLPTNQGILVIVTLYGGNDGLNTVIPYADNAYHDARPELAYKPEEVLHLDPAFGLNPALTGMSKLWQSNKLAIVRGVGYPKPDRSHFRSMDIWQTANPVDAVTSGWIGRWLDTSGDDPIRAVNIGTVLPPLAVGQKHVAASLSDFVPAIPPDVARTLAALSADDPNDTTAMSQVCESYRANHSTNSRFAPVINGRLQTIGQADNQLASDLELVARCIRAGVPTQVYMTQLLGFDTHADERAPQQALLKTLDDALTPFFHKLQGTPYGRNVVVLMYSEFGRRVAANASQGTDHGTSGPVFIAGTPVKGGFYGDEPSLTDLTDGDLKTTVDFRDVYHELLHGTLGADPEPSVGRGRRDLGFLAGGR, from the coding sequence ATGCCCGAGTTCAATCGCCGCAAGTTCTTGATCGCCAGCGCCGGTGCCGGCGCCGCCGGTCTGCTCGGCGGTGTCGCCGCGGTGACGCTGCCCGATCTGCTGCGCGAAGGTCAGGACCGTCCGCTGCCGACCAACCAGGGCATCCTGGTGATCGTCACGCTCTACGGCGGCAATGACGGCCTCAACACCGTTATCCCGTACGCCGACAACGCCTATCACGACGCCCGCCCCGAACTCGCCTACAAGCCCGAGGAAGTGCTCCACCTCGACCCGGCGTTCGGGCTCAACCCCGCGCTCACCGGGATGTCGAAGCTGTGGCAGTCCAACAAGCTCGCGATCGTGCGCGGTGTCGGCTACCCGAAGCCCGACCGCAGCCACTTCCGCTCCATGGACATCTGGCAGACCGCCAACCCCGTCGACGCGGTCACCAGCGGCTGGATCGGCCGCTGGCTCGACACCAGCGGCGACGACCCGATCCGGGCCGTAAACATCGGCACCGTGCTGCCGCCCCTGGCCGTCGGCCAAAAGCACGTCGCGGCATCACTTTCCGACTTCGTGCCGGCCATCCCGCCCGACGTCGCGCGCACGTTGGCCGCGCTCAGCGCCGACGACCCGAACGACACCACCGCCATGAGCCAGGTGTGCGAGTCCTACCGTGCCAACCACTCCACCAACAGCCGCTTCGCGCCGGTGATCAACGGCCGCCTGCAGACCATCGGCCAGGCCGACAACCAGTTGGCCAGTGACCTGGAACTGGTGGCCCGCTGCATCCGCGCCGGGGTGCCCACGCAGGTGTACATGACGCAGCTGCTGGGCTTCGACACACACGCCGACGAGCGCGCCCCCCAGCAGGCATTGCTCAAGACCCTCGACGACGCGCTCACGCCTTTCTTCCACAAGCTTCAGGGCACGCCGTACGGCCGCAACGTCGTGGTGCTGATGTACTCGGAATTCGGGCGGCGCGTCGCGGCCAACGCCTCACAGGGCACCGACCACGGCACGTCCGGTCCGGTGTTCATCGCCGGCACTCCCGTCAAGGGCGGGTTCTACGGCGACGAGCCGAGCCTGACCGATCTCACCGACGGCGATCTGAAGACCACCGTCGACTTCCGTGACGTTTATCACGAACTGCTCCACGGCACCCTCGGCGCCGATCCGGAGCCGTCGGTCGGGCGCGGCCGGCGGGATCTCGGATTCCTGGCCGGCGGCAGGTAA
- a CDS encoding DIP1984 family protein: MKLAEALSLRANAVRRIEQLRVRVVGNARFQEGEEPAEDAAALLVEIEGALGDYESLIRRINLTNAANSVGADGTLTDALGRRDALRLRHHVLTTAADAAAGANQHGYSRQLRSELKMLSALSVGDLRSRADRVAQELRELDVRIQKANWEIELLD; encoded by the coding sequence ATGAAGTTGGCAGAAGCTTTGTCGTTGCGGGCGAACGCGGTTCGCCGAATCGAGCAGTTGCGCGTGCGCGTGGTGGGTAATGCCCGGTTCCAGGAGGGCGAGGAGCCCGCCGAGGACGCCGCAGCGCTACTCGTCGAGATCGAAGGCGCGCTGGGCGATTACGAATCCCTGATCCGGCGGATCAACCTGACCAACGCGGCCAACTCGGTCGGGGCGGACGGCACGCTCACCGACGCACTCGGCCGGCGTGACGCGCTGCGGTTGCGGCACCACGTGCTGACCACGGCCGCGGACGCGGCAGCGGGCGCCAACCAGCATGGCTACTCGCGGCAGCTGCGTTCGGAACTGAAGATGTTGTCGGCCTTGTCTGTCGGCGATCTGCGGTCGCGGGCCGATCGCGTGGCGCAGGAGCTGCGCGAGCTCGACGTCCGAATCCAGAAGGCCAACTGGGAGATCGAGCTGCTGGACTGA
- the gltX gene encoding glutamate--tRNA ligase, with amino-acid sequence MTTPVRVRFCPSPTGTPHVGLVRTALFNWAYARHTGGDFVFRIEDTDAARDSEESYNAILDALRWLGLNWDEGPEVGGPYEPYRQSQRGDLYRDVIAKLLAAGEVYEAYSTPEEVEARHLAAGRNPKLGYDNYDRDLTAEQKAAFEAEGRKPVLRLKMPDEDITWVDLVRGETTFAAGVVPDFAITRASGEPLYTLVNPVDDALMKITHVLRGEDLLPSTPRQIALYQALIRIGVADAVPQFAHLPSVLGDGNKKLSKRDPQSNLFLHRDRGFIPEGLLNYLALLGWGIADDNDLFSLDEMVAAFDVADVNSNPARFDQKKADAINAEHIRRLAPEDFAARLKAYLDAHGHDTTLDALAFAAAADLIQTRIVVLGDAWDLVKFFNDDAYVIDEKSAAKELKPEAAEVLDATLSALAGVGEWNTANIEAALKAALLDGLELKPRKAFGPIRVAVTGATVSPPLFESMELLGRERSLARLQAARNGL; translated from the coding sequence GTGACCACACCTGTCAGGGTTCGCTTCTGTCCGTCGCCGACCGGCACGCCGCACGTCGGCCTGGTCCGCACCGCCCTCTTCAACTGGGCGTACGCACGACACACCGGTGGCGACTTCGTCTTCCGGATCGAGGACACCGATGCCGCGCGCGACAGCGAGGAGAGCTACAACGCGATCCTCGACGCGCTGCGCTGGCTCGGGCTGAACTGGGATGAGGGGCCCGAGGTCGGCGGCCCCTACGAGCCGTACCGGCAGTCGCAGCGCGGCGACCTCTACCGCGACGTGATCGCGAAACTGCTTGCCGCGGGCGAGGTTTACGAGGCCTACTCGACACCCGAAGAGGTCGAGGCCCGGCACCTCGCGGCGGGCCGTAACCCCAAGCTGGGCTACGACAACTACGACCGCGACCTCACCGCCGAGCAGAAGGCCGCGTTCGAGGCCGAGGGCCGAAAGCCGGTGCTGCGCCTCAAGATGCCCGACGAGGACATCACCTGGGTGGACCTGGTGCGTGGCGAGACGACCTTCGCCGCCGGCGTGGTTCCGGACTTCGCGATCACGCGCGCGAGCGGAGAGCCGTTGTACACCTTGGTCAATCCGGTCGACGACGCGCTGATGAAGATCACCCATGTGCTGCGCGGCGAGGATCTGCTGCCGTCGACGCCGCGGCAGATCGCGCTGTACCAGGCGCTGATCCGGATCGGTGTCGCCGACGCGGTCCCGCAATTCGCCCACCTGCCAAGCGTTCTCGGTGACGGCAACAAGAAGCTGTCCAAGCGCGACCCGCAGTCCAACCTGTTCCTGCACCGCGACCGCGGATTCATCCCCGAGGGCCTGCTGAACTACCTGGCGTTGCTGGGCTGGGGCATCGCCGACGACAACGACCTCTTCAGTCTCGACGAGATGGTGGCGGCCTTCGACGTGGCCGACGTCAACTCGAACCCGGCGCGCTTCGACCAGAAGAAGGCCGACGCCATCAACGCCGAGCACATCCGCCGGCTGGCCCCGGAGGACTTCGCCGCACGGCTCAAGGCGTACCTCGACGCGCACGGCCACGACACCACGTTGGACGCCTTGGCTTTCGCCGCGGCGGCCGACTTGATCCAGACCCGCATCGTGGTCCTCGGCGACGCGTGGGACCTCGTGAAGTTCTTCAACGACGACGCCTACGTGATCGACGAGAAGTCGGCGGCCAAGGAACTCAAGCCCGAGGCTGCCGAGGTCCTGGACGCGACGCTGAGCGCCTTGGCGGGCGTCGGCGAGTGGAACACCGCCAACATCGAGGCCGCGCTCAAGGCGGCGCTGCTGGACGGCCTGGAACTCAAGCCCCGCAAGGCGTTCGGTCCCATCCGGGTGGCGGTCACGGGCGCGACGGTCAGCCCGCCGCTGTTCGAGTCGATGGAATTGCTCGGCCGTGAGCGCAGTCTGGCGCGGTTGCAGGCGGCCCGAAACGGCCTGTGA